The following proteins are encoded in a genomic region of Bernardetia sp. MNP-M8:
- a CDS encoding RNA polymerase sigma factor — translation MSNISEHNGSQSIENVENQQENQELDNENTTTRTAHIPSSEESQLINDCIKGKRQAQRTLYEQFAPKMYAIAMRYAKTTLEADDILQESFINVFKHIDSFAQDCPIEFWIRRIVVNQALKTGRNKYDKAFKEEVTDVNYNSEENIILDQFDLEELLQIIRRLPDGFQQIFNLYAIEGYKHKEIAELLGISVGTSKSQYARARAQLQEMLLKEDESYEQLRN, via the coding sequence ATGTCAAACATTTCTGAACATAACGGAAGTCAATCCATTGAAAATGTTGAAAATCAACAAGAAAATCAGGAACTAGATAATGAGAATACGACTACTCGTACTGCTCATATTCCTTCTTCTGAAGAATCTCAACTTATCAATGATTGCATCAAGGGCAAACGTCAGGCGCAACGTACTCTGTACGAACAATTTGCTCCAAAGATGTATGCTATCGCAATGCGTTATGCCAAAACGACACTAGAAGCTGATGATATTTTGCAAGAATCTTTTATCAATGTTTTCAAACATATAGATAGTTTTGCACAAGATTGTCCAATAGAATTTTGGATTCGTAGGATTGTTGTCAATCAAGCACTCAAAACAGGTAGAAACAAATATGATAAAGCCTTCAAAGAAGAAGTAACAGATGTAAATTATAATTCAGAAGAAAATATAATTTTGGATCAATTTGACTTAGAGGAACTTTTACAAATCATTCGTAGACTGCCTGATGGTTTTCAGCAAATTTTCAACTTGTATGCTATTGAAGGATACAAACACAAAGAAATTGCAGAACTATTAGGAATCAGTGTAGGAACATCGAAATCACAGTACGCACGAGCAAGAGCACAATTACAAGAAATGCTCTTGAAAGAAGATGAAAGCTATGAACAACTTCGGAACTAA
- a CDS encoding outer membrane beta-barrel protein codes for MNNFGTNNRKQLEEQFKNKFENAQFSPPAHLWEQIDAALDAKPWYKRPLFYWTSGLVAALLLVVMFWFTLVYDNSNTPSTNEIVNSDKNKIENIENSSSKNEGIRTIQTPNDTAFGNVETNNPTQKTEWISNSDTKKIHSNSSNKNNSDKNSTFSQNTSTNTSKENTDVAISISLNDKDKNKNEDLDKNSNLDEVIAEANNTLELVVLKEIDWSKYLPVGNPYFEKEVILKIDSTNEAITSNQENKNPENIKKSSGVAITFGINHTQGVYKPTFRTDSLHSGLTVIEAYSSNLADTLPKTNISGTYQQTGFDVALQFGKDKRWSINTGLGMGKANYSFSSTNYVRIYVDLTDPLNLREYPNNQVEAKYEWLQLPIAIGYQFGESRAKKFSGFAQLGTAIEFLSRYSYTSLNPDVIFTYALGNHRTTNTQVWTQAGINYHITNRWTLWGGGTYKSSLSSLINENGVTFSSQAYGWQVGTRFTIFKSGK; via the coding sequence ATGAACAACTTCGGAACTAATAACCGAAAGCAGTTGGAGGAGCAATTTAAGAATAAGTTCGAAAATGCTCAGTTTAGTCCACCTGCTCACTTATGGGAACAAATAGATGCAGCTTTAGATGCAAAGCCTTGGTACAAACGTCCTTTATTTTATTGGACTTCTGGGCTAGTGGCAGCACTCTTGTTGGTGGTTATGTTTTGGTTTACGCTAGTTTATGATAATTCAAATACTCCTTCAACTAACGAAATCGTTAATTCTGATAAAAATAAAATAGAAAATATTGAAAATTCTTCTTCAAAGAATGAAGGAATTCGCACTATTCAAACACCTAATGATACAGCTTTTGGTAATGTAGAAACAAATAATCCAACTCAAAAAACTGAATGGATTAGTAACTCTGATACAAAAAAAATACATTCCAATTCTTCTAACAAAAACAATTCTGATAAAAACTCTACTTTCTCACAAAACACTTCTACAAACACAAGTAAAGAAAATACTGATGTAGCTATTTCTATTTCCTTAAATGACAAAGACAAGAATAAAAATGAGGATTTAGATAAAAATAGTAATTTGGATGAAGTAATTGCAGAAGCAAATAATACCCTAGAACTTGTGGTCTTAAAAGAAATTGATTGGTCAAAATATTTACCTGTTGGAAATCCTTACTTTGAAAAAGAAGTTATTCTAAAAATAGATAGCACAAATGAAGCTATTACAAGTAATCAAGAGAATAAAAACCCAGAAAATATAAAAAAATCATCTGGAGTAGCCATTACTTTTGGTATTAATCATACACAAGGAGTTTATAAACCTACTTTCAGAACTGATTCTCTTCACTCTGGTCTAACAGTAATTGAAGCATATAGCTCAAATCTTGCTGATACGCTTCCAAAAACAAACATTAGTGGAACTTATCAACAAACAGGTTTTGATGTCGCCTTACAGTTTGGAAAAGATAAACGTTGGAGTATCAATACAGGACTTGGAATGGGAAAGGCAAATTATTCTTTTAGTTCTACAAATTATGTGCGTATATATGTAGATTTAACAGATCCATTAAACTTGAGAGAATATCCAAATAATCAAGTTGAAGCGAAATATGAATGGTTGCAACTTCCTATAGCTATTGGCTATCAATTTGGAGAAAGTAGAGCCAAAAAATTTAGTGGTTTTGCACAACTCGGAACAGCAATAGAGTTTTTGAGTCGTTATTCTTATACAAGTCTCAACCCAGATGTTATTTTTACCTATGCATTAGGAAATCATAGAACTACAAACACACAGGTTTGGACTCAAGCAGGAATTAATTACCACATTACAAACCGTTGGACACTTTGGGGAGGAGGAACTTATAAATCTTCACTTTCTTCACTCATCAATGAAAATGGAGTTACTTTTTCTTCACAGGCTTACGGCTGGCAAGTAGGAACTCGTTTTACAATTTTTAAGAGTGGAAAATAA
- a CDS encoding DUF3857 domain-containing protein, with translation MNKYLRFFFLFSSLFLITTFSYYVKAQEVATEFSENENNEIFPYTEPFQLLNYDWDISPSAAKASTEKNNEPTTFEKYHYGLEYFYDEKGDFKMWELTHHIIKINSENALKQYNKVFVPLQEGERLVSLKARSIQTDGKTIEIDLSQIRKIEENGFFTSSTRFPIEGAQVGSNIEYFYVIERSASLSGHYMYPANVVLKNVSFELITPANILFTSKSYNGLPQAKQQSDAMGRNLLSISTDKINTVSSKSILGEGNLMRLHYRFSHVLADEKYADNSWETIANQLASVVYPLSLKDENRRINSILEELNAQKTSLLPQEQKIKAIEDYIKNHIRIDENVSHDSYSLLASLENGMSDSYGVLRLFGAFFQNAGIDHRLVGTSDKKYFAFDENFPSWDFIHAYLFYFPSMKSYLMPTEISYRYGYIPYSLINNKGIFVKPPVILGEDIIAYSDIRTINFNPSQSHTNTYYKVSFEDELNTTKINLKRELTGYSAIDYHAYYYLSDEPEKAVASRFDIRAGEHAIPERVDITTIENNYYDTETVRMDLFKVEGKISSNTLVEQANETYLFKLGSLLDAHPKSYLQKGNVEKGYPEEFKTIIEIEIPEGYYIRNFESLKKQVWNAEMGQMLMHFKTEANIKNGTLTVEITEFYRDAIQTKEQLAAFERINSASVNFSNAVVMLQKMK, from the coding sequence ATGAATAAATACTTACGGTTCTTTTTTCTCTTCTCTTCTCTATTCTTGATTACAACTTTTTCATATTATGTAAAAGCTCAAGAAGTAGCGACTGAATTTTCTGAAAATGAAAATAATGAAATCTTTCCTTATACAGAACCTTTCCAACTTCTTAATTATGATTGGGATATTTCTCCTAGTGCTGCAAAAGCAAGTACAGAGAAAAATAACGAACCAACTACTTTTGAAAAATATCATTATGGTTTAGAGTATTTTTATGATGAAAAAGGTGATTTTAAAATGTGGGAACTGACACATCATATCATAAAAATCAATTCAGAGAACGCACTCAAGCAGTATAATAAAGTATTTGTTCCTCTTCAAGAGGGCGAAAGATTGGTGAGCTTGAAAGCTAGAAGTATTCAAACTGATGGAAAGACAATAGAGATAGACCTTTCTCAGATTCGTAAAATAGAAGAAAATGGATTTTTTACTTCTTCTACTCGTTTTCCTATTGAGGGAGCGCAAGTAGGAAGTAATATTGAATATTTTTATGTGATAGAGCGTTCGGCATCTCTTTCTGGACATTATATGTATCCTGCTAATGTAGTCTTGAAAAATGTGAGCTTCGAACTTATTACTCCTGCAAATATTCTTTTTACAAGCAAAAGCTATAACGGACTTCCACAAGCAAAACAACAGAGTGATGCAATGGGAAGAAATTTACTTTCTATCTCAACTGATAAAATAAATACAGTTTCTTCAAAATCTATTTTAGGAGAAGGAAATTTGATGCGCTTGCACTATCGTTTTTCACACGTTTTGGCTGATGAAAAATATGCTGATAATAGCTGGGAAACTATTGCAAACCAACTTGCTTCAGTAGTTTATCCATTGAGTTTGAAAGATGAAAACAGACGAATTAATTCTATTTTAGAAGAATTAAATGCTCAAAAAACGTCTTTACTTCCACAGGAACAAAAAATAAAAGCAATTGAAGATTATATCAAAAATCATATTCGTATAGATGAAAATGTTAGCCACGATTCGTATTCTCTTTTGGCTTCTTTAGAAAATGGAATGAGTGATAGTTATGGTGTTTTGCGTTTGTTTGGAGCTTTTTTTCAAAATGCAGGAATAGACCATCGTTTGGTAGGAACTTCTGATAAAAAATATTTTGCCTTTGATGAGAATTTTCCTTCGTGGGATTTTATCCACGCCTACTTGTTCTATTTCCCTTCTATGAAAAGCTATTTGATGCCTACTGAAATTAGTTATCGTTATGGATATATTCCGTATTCGCTCATTAATAACAAAGGTATTTTTGTAAAGCCACCTGTAATTTTGGGAGAAGATATTATTGCCTATTCAGATATTCGTACTATCAATTTTAATCCTTCTCAAAGCCATACTAATACATACTATAAAGTGAGTTTTGAAGACGAATTAAATACTACAAAAATTAATTTAAAGAGAGAACTCACTGGATATTCTGCCATAGATTACCACGCTTATTACTATTTATCTGATGAGCCTGAAAAAGCTGTTGCTAGTCGTTTTGATATTCGTGCAGGAGAACACGCTATTCCAGAACGTGTAGATATTACAACTATAGAAAATAATTATTATGATACTGAAACAGTTCGTATGGATTTATTTAAAGTAGAAGGAAAAATATCTTCAAATACACTTGTAGAACAAGCCAACGAAACCTACTTATTCAAATTAGGAAGTCTTTTAGATGCACATCCAAAATCATATTTACAAAAAGGAAATGTAGAAAAAGGTTACCCAGAAGAATTCAAAACTATCATTGAAATAGAAATTCCAGAAGGCTATTATATTAGAAATTTCGAATCACTCAAAAAGCAGGTTTGGAATGCCGAAATGGGGCAGATGCTTATGCACTTCAAAACAGAAGCAAATATCAAAAATGGGACTTTGACAGTAGAAATAACAGAATTTTATAGAGATGCAATACAAACAAAAGAACAATTAGCAGCCTTCGAACGTATTAACTCTGCATCAGTAAATTTTAGCAATGCTGTTGTGATGCTTCAAAAAATGAAATAA
- a CDS encoding PD-(D/E)XK nuclease family protein, with translation MSLSSPSFLHKVATELYQEWKTEISDLHIVLPTRRACLYFKTFLSEIAEETIFSPKVISLEDFIVGSSGLEIEDTSALVFELYDSYQNFDKGVAGSLERFAPMAITMLSDFNLIDRNLIKSHELFEYLDEVKTLERWGDMFGEEGQEEAISSLSRITEYYLFWQNVEKTYNHFREKLESSNRAYSGLAFRWVYENLEQVIEDQNIKCAVFIGFNQLYKAEELIIRKLEKLGKAKTFWDMDSFYIDAKWHEAGNYFRKFTQNGFIKGRREEVSFVENLIQTQKKEIEVISVVNTITQAKTAGHLLNEMIERMIYKNEFFKFSEARNHTAVLLPDETMLLPMLYSLPKSSEGVNIQKLVNITMGVSLRNTPLFSLIKNLFQAQENMLRDEDQPLSVYHKDLQRILQHPYIRPIDEDENPPLKRMHDENIIYFSVKELSDYKKNGWLYGQLFEDWGKNERNPKEKDTNNSGNIHKALRSFFKIIEALAHRFTQEEHSLESEYLFEFYKLLKQIERMIITYAPNKETHIGNSIFGEIDEELDRKLNKDKFKNESENQSENKKGKLKIPLKIESFERLLLELMRDRKIPFTGEPIAPIQIMGMLESRALDFENVIIISANEGIFPRGKVLTSSIPFDIRLQFNLPTHTEDDAAYSYNFYRLLQRSKKITLIYASDMEGMRGGEPSRYVNQIKSELAHLENISFYESRLELPLPTFENSTRIVEKTPAIIQRLEKYLTQEGLSPSYISRYLEEPMRFYEQKVLKLNEPPMMEEDLFQHTYGQVMHEALEELFAPLVGKEINLEWLDKTRKDKENLKLLVEKLITKLAGGVMHDTGKNFLLKEVTQSLIPEFMRLQKEEAPIRLIALEQQLKNTITFDIKINGQIRKIPLKLIGTADRIDIITTKEGIKRLQVIDYKTGKMDAAALKADTFEQLLSDEKAKIIQLVLYKYLFIKTYQAGQINHLPTDFSLEEYQIVSGFWFFRKLSSNFTPYTLKAEKDLTLDGFLAEVETFLQKVVENMLDAAIPFSDVIDVDIWEEETE, from the coding sequence ATGTCTTTATCTTCTCCTTCTTTCCTCCACAAAGTAGCAACCGAATTATACCAAGAATGGAAAACAGAAATTTCTGATTTGCATATTGTTCTTCCAACTAGAAGAGCATGTTTGTATTTCAAGACTTTCCTTTCTGAAATAGCAGAGGAAACTATTTTTTCTCCAAAAGTAATTTCTTTAGAAGATTTTATTGTGGGTTCTTCGGGTTTGGAAATTGAAGATACAAGCGCACTTGTTTTTGAATTGTATGATTCTTACCAAAATTTTGATAAAGGTGTAGCAGGTTCTTTAGAGCGTTTTGCACCAATGGCAATTACGATGCTATCAGACTTTAATTTGATTGATAGAAATTTGATAAAATCACATGAGCTTTTTGAGTATTTGGACGAAGTAAAAACGCTAGAACGTTGGGGAGATATGTTTGGAGAAGAAGGACAAGAAGAAGCCATAAGTTCGCTAAGTAGAATTACAGAATATTATCTTTTTTGGCAAAATGTTGAAAAGACCTACAATCATTTTAGAGAAAAATTAGAAAGTTCTAATCGTGCATATAGTGGTTTGGCTTTTCGTTGGGTTTATGAAAATTTGGAACAAGTAATTGAAGACCAAAATATAAAATGTGCTGTTTTTATAGGCTTCAATCAACTTTATAAAGCTGAAGAACTAATTATTCGAAAACTAGAAAAGCTAGGAAAAGCAAAAACGTTTTGGGATATGGATTCTTTTTATATTGATGCTAAATGGCATGAAGCAGGAAATTATTTTCGAAAATTTACTCAAAACGGATTTATAAAAGGTAGAAGAGAAGAAGTTAGTTTTGTAGAAAATTTGATACAAACTCAGAAAAAGGAAATTGAGGTAATTAGCGTAGTCAATACAATTACACAAGCCAAAACAGCAGGACATCTTCTTAATGAAATGATTGAGAGAATGATTTATAAAAATGAATTTTTCAAATTTTCAGAAGCAAGAAATCATACAGCCGTTTTATTGCCAGATGAAACAATGCTTTTACCGATGCTTTATTCTCTCCCAAAAAGTAGTGAAGGCGTAAATATTCAAAAGCTAGTTAATATTACGATGGGTGTTTCGCTCAGAAATACGCCACTTTTTTCGCTTATCAAAAATCTTTTTCAAGCACAGGAAAATATGTTGCGTGATGAAGACCAACCTCTTAGTGTTTATCACAAAGACTTACAAAGAATATTGCAACATCCTTATATTCGTCCGATTGATGAAGATGAAAATCCACCCTTGAAGCGAATGCACGACGAAAATATCATTTATTTTTCTGTAAAAGAATTATCTGATTATAAGAAAAATGGTTGGTTGTACGGACAACTCTTCGAAGATTGGGGGAAAAATGAACGAAATCCGAAAGAAAAAGATACCAATAATTCGGGAAATATCCATAAGGCTTTACGTTCTTTTTTCAAGATTATTGAGGCTTTGGCACACCGTTTTACACAAGAAGAACATTCTTTGGAAAGTGAATATTTGTTTGAGTTTTATAAGCTCTTAAAACAGATTGAAAGAATGATAATTACTTATGCACCAAATAAAGAAACACATATCGGAAATTCTATTTTTGGAGAAATTGATGAAGAATTAGATAGAAAATTAAATAAAGATAAGTTTAAAAATGAATCTGAAAATCAAAGTGAAAATAAAAAAGGAAAGCTAAAAATTCCTTTAAAAATAGAATCTTTTGAAAGACTGCTTTTGGAACTTATGAGAGATAGAAAAATTCCGTTTACTGGAGAACCTATTGCCCCTATTCAGATTATGGGAATGTTGGAAAGTAGAGCCTTAGATTTTGAAAATGTGATTATTATTTCGGCAAATGAAGGGATTTTTCCTCGTGGAAAAGTGCTGACTTCTAGCATTCCGTTTGATATTCGTTTGCAGTTTAATCTTCCTACCCACACCGAAGATGATGCTGCTTACTCGTATAATTTTTACAGACTTTTACAGCGAAGCAAAAAAATAACGCTTATTTATGCTTCTGATATGGAGGGAATGCGTGGAGGAGAACCGAGCCGTTATGTCAATCAAATAAAGAGCGAACTGGCTCATTTAGAGAATATTAGTTTTTATGAGTCTCGTTTAGAATTGCCTTTACCAACTTTCGAAAATAGCACTAGAATTGTAGAAAAAACACCTGCAATTATTCAACGACTAGAAAAATATTTGACTCAAGAAGGATTGTCGCCAAGTTATATTAGTCGTTATTTGGAAGAACCGATGCGTTTTTATGAGCAGAAAGTTTTGAAACTAAATGAACCTCCAATGATGGAAGAAGATTTGTTTCAACATACGTATGGACAGGTTATGCATGAGGCTTTAGAGGAACTTTTTGCGCCCTTGGTAGGAAAAGAAATAAATTTGGAATGGCTAGACAAAACACGAAAAGACAAAGAAAACCTAAAACTTTTAGTAGAAAAGCTCATCACAAAACTAGCTGGTGGCGTAATGCACGACACAGGAAAGAATTTTTTATTGAAAGAAGTTACACAGTCTTTGATTCCTGAATTTATGCGTTTGCAGAAAGAAGAAGCTCCTATTCGTCTGATTGCACTAGAACAACAACTTAAAAATACTATTACTTTTGATATAAAAATCAATGGACAAATCAGAAAAATTCCTCTAAAACTCATCGGAACGGCTGATAGAATTGATATAATTACGACAAAAGAAGGAATAAAAAGGCTACAAGTCATCGATTATAAAACTGGAAAAATGGATGCCGCAGCACTAAAAGCCGATACTTTCGAACAGCTTTTGAGTGATGAAAAAGCCAAAATTATTCAACTCGTTTTGTATAAATATTTGTTTATCAAAACCTATCAAGCAGGACAAATAAATCATTTGCCAACAGACTTTAGCTTAGAAGAATATCAAATTGTTTCGGGTTTTTGGTTTTTCAGAAAGCTAAGTTCTAATTTTACGCCTTATACTCTAAAAGCTGAAAAAGATTTGACTTTAGATGGATTTTTGGCAGAAGTAGAAACATTTTTACAAAAAGTAGTAGAAAACATGCTAGATGCAGCCATTCCGTTTTCTGATGTGATTGATGTGGATATTTGGGAGGAGGAAACAGAGTAG
- a CDS encoding AAA family ATPase yields the protein MQLLYLWIEDYKNIKQQGFNFSPLYDFHFEPDKPDENGKIVSGTLTDNIKDKDRKKKAAFYEDFFNVKNEKDKEETQKGKITNVTAIVGENGAGKSSVLDGVKKLGAMSPKDLKDCIVIVNDGNKVYKILTNIEVSGIVNNKLLDGLHIINYSYSLDDFYKFEEDIRDKRPFAYTDTSINNLFHNINIFDKHRKVSLQHYIDVQNHFWFWYISEFANQTHINFNGIAILFKGNNSIDFRYEITKSLPIREVVSYSQEEEIEEHFYRRLYIEIITSLEIFFGDLLEPWQKNIVEKNKLSDNILFLQILFNEITKSDNTYKKLIRSIYQKYKVQNLRVKQDFHFLESISQSEKLLDILKKANFKDNRYFIINIQSELFNRFVDIDSKILFRFHSLQFTYKNNICYFSYGEKTLLNLFSGLWQARKANSSRGTNICILIDEGELGLHPQWQKQYLKILLETLPKIFPDKEIQLILTSHSPFLVSDLPKENVIFLEKEKDTGLCKVSKLESMKHTFGANIHTLLTDSFFMKGGLVGEFAQSKIDEAIDILNESEPKPKELDKCEMIISMIGEPIVKTMLQKLLDSKRLRKVDKHSTEIEELKARIHSLESILKNDNPV from the coding sequence ATGCAACTCCTCTACCTTTGGATTGAAGATTATAAAAATATCAAACAACAAGGATTTAATTTTAGTCCTTTGTATGATTTTCATTTTGAGCCAGACAAGCCAGATGAAAATGGAAAAATTGTTAGTGGAACGCTGACAGATAATATAAAAGATAAAGACAGAAAGAAAAAAGCAGCTTTTTATGAGGATTTTTTCAATGTAAAAAACGAAAAAGACAAAGAAGAAACCCAAAAAGGAAAAATTACAAATGTTACGGCTATTGTGGGAGAAAATGGAGCTGGGAAGAGTTCGGTTTTGGATGGTGTAAAAAAACTTGGAGCTATGTCTCCAAAAGATCTAAAAGATTGTATTGTAATAGTAAATGACGGAAATAAAGTTTATAAAATCCTCACAAATATTGAAGTTAGTGGTATCGTCAATAATAAACTATTAGACGGTTTACATATAATAAATTACTCTTATTCACTAGATGATTTCTATAAGTTTGAAGAAGATATCAGAGATAAAAGACCTTTTGCTTATACTGATACTTCTATTAATAACCTATTTCATAATATAAATATTTTCGATAAGCACAGAAAAGTTTCATTACAGCACTATATTGATGTACAAAATCACTTTTGGTTTTGGTATATTTCAGAATTTGCTAATCAAACTCATATAAATTTCAATGGAATAGCCATTTTGTTTAAGGGAAATAACAGCATTGATTTTAGGTATGAAATTACAAAGTCATTACCAATTAGAGAAGTAGTTTCATATTCACAGGAGGAAGAAATAGAAGAACACTTTTATAGAAGGCTATATATTGAAATTATTACCAGTTTAGAAATATTCTTTGGAGATTTACTAGAACCTTGGCAAAAAAATATAGTAGAAAAAAATAAATTATCTGATAATATTTTATTCCTACAAATTTTGTTTAATGAAATAACTAAATCTGATAATACCTACAAAAAATTAATAAGGAGTATTTATCAAAAATATAAGGTTCAAAACCTAAGAGTAAAACAGGATTTCCATTTCCTAGAAAGTATCTCTCAAAGTGAAAAATTACTAGATATATTGAAAAAAGCAAATTTTAAGGACAATCGTTATTTTATAATAAATATTCAAAGTGAATTATTTAATAGATTTGTTGATATTGACTCCAAAATACTTTTTAGATTTCACTCTTTACAATTCACTTATAAAAATAATATTTGTTATTTTAGTTATGGCGAAAAAACACTTTTGAATCTCTTCTCAGGACTTTGGCAAGCAAGAAAAGCTAATTCTTCTAGAGGAACTAATATTTGTATTCTCATAGACGAAGGCGAACTAGGTTTACATCCCCAATGGCAAAAGCAGTATTTAAAAATCTTGCTTGAAACTTTACCAAAAATATTCCCAGACAAAGAAATCCAGCTTATTCTTACTTCTCACTCTCCTTTTTTGGTTTCTGATTTACCGAAAGAGAATGTTATTTTTTTGGAGAAAGAAAAAGATACAGGTTTGTGTAAAGTGTCCAAACTAGAGAGTATGAAACATACTTTTGGTGCAAATATTCATACACTTCTGACCGATTCGTTTTTTATGAAAGGTGGTTTGGTGGGAGAGTTTGCTCAAAGTAAGATTGATGAAGCGATTGATATTTTGAATGAAAGCGAACCTAAACCAAAAGAATTAGATAAATGTGAAATGATTATTTCAATGATTGGAGAGCCGATAGTAAAAACGATGTTGCAAAAACTTTTGGATAGCAAACGCCTTCGAAAAGTAGATAAACATAGTACAGAAATTGAAGAATTAAAAGCTAGAATACATAGTTTAGAAAGTATTTTGAAAAACGATAATCCAGTATAG
- a CDS encoding UvrD-helicase domain-containing protein, protein MPLEINSNFTSQQESIIESEGDLKVEAVAGSGKTTALLEYAKKREGEGFMLYLAFNRAIKEEILRKLRLNNQNHIPTLWVETAHSLAYRSLFKKKTSPLILDLSLSSIKNYFHLSDTDTTNSYLLARHTKDFFDTFCQSTHKTISAFDYTEKLTPRKGLSYAQKNYDQLEKQVKWLFDKMSDTKIPITHDFYLKKYQLSNPKLSFDWILFDEGQDASPVMLDIFMNQEATKLIVGDEHQQIYGWRSAINSLSNTDFPKLNLQKSFRCPVAVTDYAKEVVAWKKHIFPDFNSNDFEMIPRSVLSNQETNNQKRTHAVIARTHLGLIQTAIEWLFESKKVSSVAFEGNFEQYLQLDDGSSISQLVNLNNKANRKKAFWHDWKQIEETAAASQDRSLKRLVELVKKYGNELPNLLERLQNRITEPHKADITFTTAHKGKGLEWDNVYLQNDFVSEKQILKAIQTKTGKPISEARKQAINEEINILYVALTRAREEVRKI, encoded by the coding sequence ATGCCTTTAGAAATCAATTCCAATTTTACTTCTCAACAAGAATCAATCATCGAATCAGAAGGTGATTTGAAAGTCGAAGCTGTGGCTGGTTCTGGAAAAACTACAGCTCTTTTAGAATATGCCAAAAAACGAGAAGGTGAAGGCTTTATGTTGTATCTAGCTTTTAATAGAGCTATAAAAGAAGAGATTTTAAGAAAATTACGACTAAATAATCAAAATCATATTCCGACACTTTGGGTAGAGACAGCGCATTCGTTGGCGTATAGAAGTCTTTTTAAGAAAAAAACATCGCCTTTGATTTTGGATTTATCACTTTCTTCTATCAAAAATTATTTTCATTTATCAGATACTGACACTACAAATAGCTATCTTTTGGCTCGTCATACCAAAGATTTTTTTGATACCTTTTGTCAGAGTACGCACAAAACAATTTCAGCATTTGATTATACTGAAAAGCTCACACCACGAAAAGGACTTTCTTATGCTCAGAAAAATTATGACCAATTAGAAAAACAAGTAAAATGGCTTTTTGATAAAATGAGTGATACCAAAATTCCGATTACACACGATTTTTATCTCAAAAAATATCAACTTTCAAACCCTAAACTTTCCTTTGATTGGATTTTGTTCGATGAAGGACAAGACGCTTCGCCTGTTATGCTAGATATTTTCATGAATCAAGAAGCTACAAAACTGATTGTAGGCGATGAACATCAACAGATTTATGGATGGAGAAGTGCTATTAATTCGCTTTCAAATACAGATTTTCCAAAATTAAATTTACAAAAAAGTTTTCGTTGTCCTGTTGCTGTAACTGATTATGCAAAGGAAGTTGTAGCATGGAAAAAACACATCTTTCCAGATTTTAATAGTAATGACTTTGAAATGATTCCTCGTTCTGTTTTATCAAATCAAGAAACAAATAATCAGAAGAGAACTCATGCAGTCATCGCAAGAACGCATCTAGGACTTATTCAGACAGCAATAGAATGGCTCTTTGAATCTAAAAAGGTAAGTTCAGTAGCCTTTGAAGGAAATTTTGAACAATATCTTCAATTAGATGATGGTTCTTCTATTTCTCAATTAGTAAATCTGAATAACAAAGCGAATCGAAAAAAAGCCTTTTGGCATGATTGGAAACAGATTGAGGAAACAGCAGCAGCCTCTCAAGACCGTTCACTAAAAAGATTAGTAGAGCTTGTCAAAAAATATGGAAATGAACTTCCAAATCTTTTAGAACGACTTCAAAACCGAATTACAGAACCTCACAAGGCTGACATTACTTTTACGACAGCACATAAAGGAAAAGGGTTAGAATGGGATAATGTTTACCTTCAAAATGATTTTGTAAGTGAAAAACAAATCTTGAAAGCGATACAAACAAAAACAGGAAAGCCAATTTCGGAAGCTAGAAAACAAGCCATTAATGAAGAAATAAATATTCTTTATGTTGCGCTGACACGAGCTAGAGAAGAAGTTAGGAAGATTTGA